The sequence TTGATCTCGAAAATGTACCTATCTTGTCCTGAGACATTTTAcaatgatattgaaaataactcgcatatatatgttagatttttaagaaattatatatttaaatagatatttttcaagacCTCTGGCAACCATCGTCAGTGTCAATATGCCaccataattaataatccgaATCACGCCATCTGTGTTCACAAGTATACATTACGTACTATTGAATTCTTTCATGTTGCTAAGATAAGAATTGCTAGTatcatgttataattttattaggaaACGCATATacatttgtacaaaaaatgtCTAggcatttcaatattttgttaacatCAATACTAATATATCAACCAAACTTATAATTAGCATAAATTTCCCGAAACATATCACGACATTTAATCCTAACTCCAAGTTTTGCACACAGCAAAAATATCCCTGATAATTTTCTGTGCAAACTATATATTTCCTCGGGTGGCGGACACAGTCTATGATTTATTATGGTTGGTACTAAAGCTTGAATCCTGCGCacatataatatgcaattgttattttattatcggatatgagatattaatttaaatatgaaaatgtgaGATGTACCGTCTTGTCACATCTTGGCCGCCAAAATCATAATACTCGTGATTATTGTCAAATACTTGTCCAAGGATCATGACCGCATTCACATGAGCATTTTCCATAATCTgccaatatataaatcttgctttatatatattttacatatatatattatagattatatctGTGTGATAAGATACCTTGGACTCATATCCAGTaagaaatttcatttctcGAGACAACTGTAGTACTTTATCGCGATTCCCTTCACTTGCAGCATTAATAACGTCTATATATTTGTCCATAAATGCTTTTTCATATGATCTACATGCCCCAAAatccaataaaattaactggaaaaatatatctataagaacatctttgattaaaattacaagcaataattatttcgtacATATAATACCTGTTTTGTatcaatattgtaaaagaaattggACCAATTTGGATCAGTCTGCATAAAtcgaaattcaaataattcctTTAGGGTCAAACGCATAATCAGTTCGCTTATATGTTCTCTAATCTTAATATTCATATCTACACATTTATCAACAGGTATGCCTTCTATCATCTCTGTCGTAAATACTTGCTTTGTGGAGAGATTATCTAGAAATTTTATGATGTATCTAACATTTAATAtctagttaattatattttatgatatttttattcaataccTATAACTGCAGGTACATAATATTCTGGATAAGGCACCATTAATTCCCTATATTTTCTCGTACATTCTGCTTCCCTTGTATAATCCACTTCCCATGCAAGCTCTCGTTTTGCAACTTCTATCACATTGTCTATAAACATTCCTTCTGGAAACATATTCCAAacctgtaatatataaatgatatttgacattataagataatataatatttaaactctaTTCTCTATGATATCATGTTATTTGAGATATTGTTACCTTCATTATGCCTACTAAATTCTCAATGTCACTTTGAATACCTATAGCCACACCTGGATACTGAATCTTTATTGCTACATCttgtttattcaataatataccATGATGCACTTGCCCTAAGGtacatcatataattatagaaggATTTTCAATTGAGATTACatgaaaaaggaaaatgtttatttaccAATGGATGCTGCTGCAAATGGTTTCTCCTCAAAAAAtgccaatttatttttccaatcgTGTCCAAGCTCGCTACTTAATACTTTCtagaaattgcaataattcatattaatataattgatattaatataattgatacaattttttttaatttgtacatctattatcatttttacctCTACTTGCCATGTTGGCATAAAATCAGCACTTTGTCTGACTCTCTCAAAGACTTTCTGCAATTCAGGACTTATAATAGTATTGTCTTGGATGCTCAATATTTGACCAATTTTTAAAGCTGCACctgtatttttgataaaatgatataacttttatatgtatatagatatgtagtatttttataaatcttacctCTCACTTTGCACAATGTTGAAACTATTCTTTCCGCATTAGCTTTAGTGAGGAACATGCTGTCAATTGTATCTCCAATACTTTGCTCTTTTAATCCTAATGTTCTCCGTGTATATTCTGCGACAGTACCAACACCAAGACCAAGACCCAAGGTACCAAAGCTTACCATTCTTTGCAA is a genomic window of Cataglyphis hispanica isolate Lineage 1 chromosome 5, ULB_Chis1_1.0, whole genome shotgun sequence containing:
- the LOC126849398 gene encoding atypical kinase COQ8B, mitochondrial isoform X2, with protein sequence MPRSKVSDLLGILKGAHNVTNALIKHQEEAIKYTITHSSLKDLPEKYIQAARKKLSDIEPSKIPEQVAKDLKEATERVSVVEKGIRQYIRIIANQNLGIKNNDYAPKKKAKLHVYNAAKDPKELPIDKEVPLPKHNNNKFTIKKSSEGVQNNTTWKYMTVKEKIETIANSNKEIPQIELSDKDKEILRKLELEHEKNIKNKIDSSISSSTIKTSEKKCANIQTESKERPKAKLSVKPKQLLSPTARERKVPATRLQRMVSFGTLGLGLGVGTVAEYTRRTLGLKEQSIGDTIDSMFLTKANAERIVSTLCKVRGAALKIGQILSIQDNTIISPELQKVFERVRQSADFMPTWQVEKVLSSELGHDWKNKLAFFEEKPFAAASIGQVHHGILLNKQDVAIKIQYPGVAIGIQSDIENLVGIMKVWNMFPEGMFIDNVIEVAKRELAWEVDYTREAECTRKYRELMVPYPEYYVPAVIDNLSTKQVFTTEMIEGIPVDKCVDMNIKIREHISELIMRLTLKELFEFRFMQTDPNWSNFFYNIDTKQLILLDFGACRSYEKAFMDKYIDVINAASEGNRDKVLQLSREMKFLTGYESKIMENAHVNAVMILGQVFDNNHEYYDFGGQDVTRRIQALVPTIINHRLCPPPEEIYSLHRKLSGIFLLCAKLGVRIKCRDMFREIYANYKFG
- the LOC126849398 gene encoding atypical kinase COQ8B, mitochondrial isoform X1, which produces MLHKKKRTVKKFTEMPRSKVSDLLGILKGAHNVTNALIKHQEEAIKYTITHSSLKDLPEKYIQAARKKLSDIEPSKIPEQVAKDLKEATERVSVVEKGIRQYIRIIANQNLGIKNNDYAPKKKAKLHVYNAAKDPKELPIDKEVPLPKHNNNKFTIKKSSEGVQNNTTWKYMTVKEKIETIANSNKEIPQIELSDKDKEILRKLELEHEKNIKNKIDSSISSSTIKTSEKKCANIQTESKERPKAKLSVKPKQLLSPTARERKVPATRLQRMVSFGTLGLGLGVGTVAEYTRRTLGLKEQSIGDTIDSMFLTKANAERIVSTLCKVRGAALKIGQILSIQDNTIISPELQKVFERVRQSADFMPTWQVEKVLSSELGHDWKNKLAFFEEKPFAAASIGQVHHGILLNKQDVAIKIQYPGVAIGIQSDIENLVGIMKVWNMFPEGMFIDNVIEVAKRELAWEVDYTREAECTRKYRELMVPYPEYYVPAVIDNLSTKQVFTTEMIEGIPVDKCVDMNIKIREHISELIMRLTLKELFEFRFMQTDPNWSNFFYNIDTKQLILLDFGACRSYEKAFMDKYIDVINAASEGNRDKVLQLSREMKFLTGYESKIMENAHVNAVMILGQVFDNNHEYYDFGGQDVTRRIQALVPTIINHRLCPPPEEIYSLHRKLSGIFLLCAKLGVRIKCRDMFREIYANYKFG